A single region of the Geitlerinema sp. PCC 9228 genome encodes:
- a CDS encoding GUN4 domain-containing protein: protein MRTIDRLWLKFSNGKFGFSVQKEIYQQLGGTREFDPEIWDQFGDTVGWRDDYRGWKKVGELNWRRPLRDNTPGGHLPVPFRRCSWGLFSRAETCKL, encoded by the coding sequence TTGCGAACCATCGACCGTTTGTGGCTGAAATTTAGTAACGGTAAATTTGGCTTTAGCGTTCAAAAGGAAATTTATCAACAGTTGGGTGGTACGAGGGAATTTGACCCCGAAATCTGGGATCAATTTGGTGATACTGTAGGCTGGAGAGACGATTATAGGGGGTGGAAAAAGGTTGGAGAATTGAACTGGCGTCGTCCCCTGAGGGATAATACCCCGGGGGGGCACCTCCCTGTTCCCTTCCGTCGTTGTTCGTGGGGGCTCTTCTCTCGCGCAGAGACTTGTAAACTGTAA